The following proteins are co-located in the Oceanispirochaeta sp. M1 genome:
- the dnaX gene encoding DNA polymerase III subunit gamma/tau has translation MEFEVTATRKRPQSLMELSGQDFVVATLKNSIESGRIAHAYLFSGPRGVGKTSSARILARSLNCEKGPSITPCGVCSNCVEIARGNSMDVIEIDGASNTSVNDIREIKDEVLFGPGSSRYKIYIIDEVHMLSNSAFNALLKTIEEPPPYIIFIFATTEIHKVPATIRSRCQQFNFRLVELGEIKRLLANVCDEIAVKYDEDALFWIARESTGSVRDAYTLFDQIVSFSEGHLSLDKIREKLGLIGMDQLNNLMTHLVEEKTNASLDLLDCILSGGVSVEQFIVDLAEYLRNILFIFHGVRKESLLGYTEDRFSSAVFENLNSRQIEWALEEVITLFRNIRYSLNPRFELELLVSRLSSIRYHIDPKALLEELSRMKEQLGSSNIQISSSGEEIKKKLKIPETVLSDAFDQKLRERHSAPAVSAAKPNEAEAVSASSNPPAPPVINEKEERRETPTVRHTENQLQNLKEIEDAPGEIQQETVQNEPLPPLPEFREKVLIALRQERHSLAAAMDKSGSWDLDGSGLTLSFNSPFESTFIEKESREIEAIVKKALGWSLHIKTIVKHKKEEDLNQEVEEQVELVRNIFRGTLINRS, from the coding sequence ATGGAATTTGAAGTAACCGCCACCCGGAAAAGACCCCAGTCTCTGATGGAATTATCAGGACAGGATTTTGTTGTTGCCACACTGAAAAACTCAATTGAGTCCGGCAGAATTGCTCATGCGTATCTGTTTTCCGGTCCCAGGGGTGTGGGTAAAACTTCATCAGCCAGAATTCTGGCACGTTCTCTTAACTGTGAAAAAGGACCTAGTATCACACCCTGTGGTGTCTGTTCGAACTGCGTGGAAATTGCCCGGGGTAATTCCATGGATGTCATTGAAATTGATGGTGCTTCAAATACAAGTGTAAACGACATCAGGGAGATCAAGGATGAAGTTCTCTTCGGTCCCGGAAGCTCACGCTATAAGATCTATATTATCGATGAGGTTCATATGCTCTCAAACAGTGCGTTTAACGCCCTGCTGAAGACCATTGAAGAACCACCTCCCTATATTATATTTATTTTCGCCACCACAGAGATCCATAAGGTCCCCGCAACTATACGTTCCCGCTGCCAGCAGTTTAATTTCAGACTCGTGGAACTGGGTGAGATTAAAAGACTTCTTGCCAATGTATGTGATGAAATTGCAGTTAAATATGACGAGGATGCCCTTTTCTGGATTGCCAGAGAATCTACGGGATCCGTACGTGATGCCTATACTCTCTTTGACCAGATCGTCTCTTTTTCCGAAGGACATCTCAGTCTGGATAAAATAAGGGAGAAACTCGGCCTGATAGGAATGGATCAGCTAAATAATCTGATGACCCATCTGGTTGAGGAAAAAACAAATGCCTCCCTGGATCTTCTGGACTGTATTCTCTCAGGCGGTGTTTCAGTAGAACAGTTTATTGTAGACCTGGCTGAGTACCTGAGAAATATTCTCTTTATCTTTCATGGTGTCAGGAAGGAATCACTCCTTGGCTACACCGAAGACAGATTCTCCTCCGCTGTGTTTGAAAATCTGAATTCCAGGCAGATTGAGTGGGCCCTTGAAGAGGTTATCACTCTGTTCAGGAATATCCGTTATTCTCTTAACCCCCGATTTGAGCTGGAACTGCTTGTCAGCCGTCTCTCCAGTATCCGATATCATATCGATCCCAAGGCTCTTCTGGAGGAACTCTCCAGGATGAAAGAACAGTTGGGTTCTTCAAATATACAGATCAGCTCTTCCGGGGAAGAGATAAAAAAAAAACTGAAAATACCTGAGACGGTATTATCAGATGCATTTGATCAAAAGCTGAGAGAGCGGCATTCAGCACCTGCAGTATCTGCTGCGAAACCAAATGAAGCAGAAGCTGTTTCGGCTTCATCGAACCCTCCGGCTCCTCCTGTAATTAATGAAAAGGAAGAGAGGAGAGAAACACCCACTGTAAGGCATACCGAAAATCAGCTGCAAAACCTTAAAGAAATTGAAGATGCCCCGGGGGAAATCCAGCAGGAAACTGTTCAGAATGAGCCCCTCCCTCCTCTTCCGGAATTCAGGGAAAAGGTTCTGATAGCATTAAGGCAGGAAAGACATTCTCTTGCTGCCGCTATGGATAAGTCCGGAAGCTGGGATCTTGATGGCTCCGGTCTTACCCTCAGTTTTAACAGTCCCTTTGAATCCACTTTTATTGAGAAAGAGAGCAGAGAGATCGAGGCCATTGTAAAAAAGGCTCTAGGCTGGAGTCTGCATATAAAAACAATTGTAAAACATAAAAAAGAAGAAGATCTGAATCAGGAAGTAGAGGAACAGGTTGAACTGGTCCGGAATATATTCAGAGGAACCTTGATAAACAGGAGTTGA
- a CDS encoding DUF4954 family protein has product MNNIRKNPLKEIGYDFIPLEYLPEGNDEYYIRNRQIGEYKGYRQLSAHEIEVLVKNENSADNWNDIYVTDKFNPKLVKHNEFHGLIRIGNLENYSLEFHDIPFPVGIYNSQIISCDMGSNVSINNVNILSHFIIDDEVILQNINELVTTNYAKFGNGIIKEGEEEDVRIWVEVSNENGGRRIIPFDGMTAGDAWLWSRNRDREQLMEKLKAMTQSRFDVRRGYYGRIGTRSVLKHCRILKDVTIGSDAYIKGSNKLKNITINSSPAAPSQVGEGVELVNGIVGYGCHIFYGAKAVRFVMDDHTNLKYGARLINSFLGNNSTISCCEVLNALIYPGHEQHHNSSFLCASTILGQSNMASGATIGSNHNSRGNDGEIVAGRGFWPGLSTSLKHNCQFSSFNLLVKGAYPAEINNPLPFSLVSNDEAHDCLNIIPGYWFRYNMYALARNSWKYGARDKRIKKNHMIIFDYLAPDTSNEIFTAMDLLRQYMEKTPEYQKQNKHSSTHDFMCSEDIPNLKMNDLENGKRDVFILKPCSAYREYRDMLIYYSVKTIVESGIEAGTLLKQIINCGERTKWENVGGQLIRKSKIKKFLKNIETDRISSWDEIHEYYKYEADKYQRDMGDHAVASLKDLLIIEGMEENSDSLINYFRRSVEISSRLTQRCYESRAKDYSNSFRNMTFSSDSERDAVIGPLEENSFIKKTKEDAAELEKKISAFLR; this is encoded by the coding sequence ATGAACAATATCAGAAAGAATCCCCTGAAAGAAATCGGTTATGATTTCATACCTCTGGAATACCTCCCCGAAGGTAATGATGAATACTATATAAGAAACAGACAGATCGGCGAATATAAAGGGTACCGCCAGCTGTCGGCTCACGAGATAGAGGTCCTGGTTAAAAATGAGAATTCAGCGGATAACTGGAATGATATTTATGTTACAGACAAGTTCAATCCGAAACTTGTTAAACACAACGAGTTTCATGGTCTGATACGGATCGGAAATCTGGAAAACTACTCTCTGGAATTCCATGACATTCCATTTCCTGTAGGAATCTATAATTCCCAGATTATTTCATGCGATATGGGATCTAATGTCTCAATAAATAATGTAAACATACTCTCTCACTTTATTATTGATGATGAAGTCATTTTACAAAATATCAATGAACTGGTTACCACTAACTATGCAAAATTCGGTAACGGGATAATTAAAGAGGGTGAAGAAGAAGATGTCCGGATATGGGTGGAAGTCTCCAACGAAAACGGCGGAAGAAGGATTATCCCCTTTGATGGTATGACAGCCGGTGATGCCTGGCTCTGGTCACGAAACAGAGACAGAGAACAGCTCATGGAAAAACTTAAAGCCATGACACAGTCCCGCTTTGATGTAAGGCGGGGTTATTACGGCCGCATCGGTACAAGATCGGTTCTGAAGCACTGTCGCATACTCAAGGATGTAACCATTGGAAGTGATGCCTATATAAAGGGTTCTAATAAACTGAAAAACATAACCATCAACAGTTCTCCTGCAGCTCCTTCACAGGTAGGTGAGGGTGTTGAACTGGTCAATGGAATTGTCGGCTACGGTTGTCATATTTTTTACGGCGCCAAGGCTGTCCGTTTTGTAATGGATGATCATACGAATCTTAAATATGGTGCCAGACTGATAAACTCCTTTCTAGGTAACAACTCGACAATATCCTGCTGTGAAGTACTGAATGCCCTGATCTACCCGGGTCATGAACAGCACCACAACAGCTCTTTTCTATGTGCTTCCACCATTTTGGGCCAGAGCAATATGGCCTCAGGCGCAACAATCGGTTCAAATCATAACTCCAGAGGAAATGACGGAGAAATTGTCGCCGGACGTGGATTCTGGCCAGGACTGAGTACAAGTCTCAAACATAACTGTCAATTTTCCTCCTTTAATCTGCTGGTTAAAGGAGCCTATCCTGCGGAGATAAATAATCCCCTGCCCTTTTCTCTTGTTTCTAACGATGAGGCCCATGACTGCCTTAATATCATTCCGGGATACTGGTTCCGATACAATATGTATGCCCTGGCCAGAAACTCATGGAAGTACGGTGCACGTGATAAAAGAATAAAGAAAAATCATATGATTATTTTTGATTATCTCGCACCTGATACTTCTAATGAAATATTCACAGCAATGGATCTTCTGAGACAGTATATGGAAAAGACTCCGGAATACCAGAAACAGAATAAACACAGTTCCACACACGATTTTATGTGCAGCGAAGATATCCCCAACTTGAAAATGAACGATTTAGAGAACGGAAAGAGAGACGTTTTCATTCTGAAACCATGTTCTGCCTATAGAGAATACAGGGATATGCTTATCTACTACTCTGTAAAAACGATTGTCGAATCAGGAATAGAGGCCGGAACTCTTCTGAAACAAATTATTAATTGCGGCGAACGGACCAAGTGGGAGAATGTGGGTGGTCAGCTCATAAGAAAATCAAAGATTAAAAAATTCCTTAAAAACATAGAGACTGACAGAATCAGCAGCTGGGATGAGATTCATGAATATTATAAATATGAAGCTGACAAATATCAGAGAGATATGGGTGATCATGCAGTGGCATCTTTAAAAGATCTGCTGATCATTGAAGGTATGGAGGAAAACAGTGACTCCCTGATTAATTATTTCAGAAGGTCAGTTGAAATAAGCAGCAGGCTCACACAGCGCTGCTACGAATCCAGAGCCAAGGATTACAGCAACAGTTTCAGAAATATGACCTTCAGCTCAGATAGTGAACGTGATGCGGTTATCGGTCCCCTGGAAGAGAACAGTTTTATAAAGAAAACTAAAGAAGATGCCGCAGAACTGGAGAAAAAAATCAGCGCATTTCTGCGCTGA
- the recR gene encoding recombination mediator RecR, producing the protein MNTLENLITLLSRLPGIGKKSAVRMAYSLLKGDEDYNRLLGQSIGELKERIHKCKECGNYTEDDLCVICSSSDRDSKVLCVVEESQDIMMIESTGDFRGLYFVLHGVLSPLDGIGPSELGFERLMERIESLGVSEIILATNPTLEGDSTALYIKHLLDGNSIRISRIASGLPVGGDMEYADTMSISRALKGRMEY; encoded by the coding sequence ATGAATACCCTCGAAAATCTGATTACCCTTCTGTCGCGGCTTCCCGGTATAGGGAAGAAAAGTGCGGTTCGAATGGCTTATTCCCTTCTTAAAGGAGATGAGGATTATAATAGGCTCCTGGGACAATCTATCGGGGAGCTGAAAGAGAGAATCCATAAATGCAAAGAGTGCGGAAATTACACGGAGGATGATCTCTGTGTTATCTGCAGTTCTTCCGACCGGGACAGTAAAGTTCTCTGTGTCGTGGAGGAGTCTCAGGATATTATGATGATAGAGAGCACTGGAGACTTTAGAGGGCTTTATTTTGTGCTCCATGGTGTACTGTCTCCCCTGGACGGAATAGGGCCGTCAGAGCTGGGTTTTGAGCGTTTGATGGAGAGAATTGAATCACTTGGAGTCAGTGAGATTATTCTGGCCACCAATCCCACCCTTGAGGGAGATTCTACGGCTCTGTATATCAAACATCTTCTTGATGGGAACAGTATCCGCATATCACGTATAGCTTCGGGTCTCCCTGTTGGAGGTGATATGGAGTACGCTGACACGATGAGCATTTCCAGAGCTCTGAAAGGTAGAATGGAATACTGA
- a CDS encoding NifU family protein, with product MITEKVKQALEDVRPSLQADGGDIELVEVKEDGTVMVRLQGACAGCPMSQMTLKQGVEAYLKKQIPEVKSVESV from the coding sequence ATGATAACTGAAAAAGTAAAGCAGGCTCTGGAAGACGTAAGACCTTCCTTACAGGCTGACGGTGGAGATATAGAACTGGTAGAAGTTAAAGAAGATGGAACGGTCATGGTAAGACTTCAGGGCGCCTGTGCAGGGTGTCCAATGTCCCAGATGACACTGAAACAGGGTGTTGAAGCATATCTCAAAAAACAGATTCCTGAAGTTAAATCAGTAGAGTCAGTTTAA
- a CDS encoding ParA family protein: MAKVVVFANQKGGVGKTTTTVNIGAYMAEAGKSVLLVDFDPQGNLSSSLGIKETSKSIYEVLLGEISVKEAIQKTPQENLEILPSNLNLSGATVELSKMDKKESLQYLKNALQPLQDFYDYILIDCPPSLGVLTINGFVAADTVLIPLQCEYFALEGLKYMYSMTIKRIQKSVNPALKIGGIIFTMYDSRTNLGKEVIKSVQESFKQHPEMVFQTVIPRNIRLSEAPSHGVPINLYDRSCIGAKCYEKLTDEVLKRV, translated from the coding sequence ATGGCAAAAGTAGTAGTATTTGCGAATCAGAAAGGCGGAGTGGGTAAAACCACTACAACCGTTAACATCGGCGCGTATATGGCGGAAGCTGGAAAGAGTGTACTTCTTGTGGATTTTGATCCCCAGGGTAATCTTTCAAGCAGTCTTGGTATTAAGGAAACATCCAAAAGTATTTATGAAGTACTTCTGGGGGAGATCAGTGTAAAGGAGGCTATTCAGAAAACTCCACAGGAAAACCTGGAGATTCTCCCCTCCAATCTGAATCTCTCGGGTGCTACAGTGGAACTGAGTAAGATGGATAAGAAGGAGTCCCTTCAATATCTGAAGAATGCTCTTCAGCCTCTGCAGGATTTTTATGATTACATCCTGATTGACTGTCCCCCATCTCTGGGAGTTCTCACTATTAATGGGTTTGTAGCAGCAGATACAGTTCTTATTCCCCTTCAGTGTGAGTACTTTGCTCTTGAAGGTCTTAAATACATGTATTCAATGACCATTAAACGAATTCAGAAATCTGTGAATCCTGCACTGAAGATAGGGGGCATTATATTTACAATGTATGATTCCAGAACCAATCTCGGTAAAGAAGTGATCAAAAGTGTCCAGGAGAGCTTCAAACAGCATCCCGAAATGGTCTTTCAGACTGTTATTCCCAGAAATATAAGATTATCCGAAGCACCTTCACACGGTGTTCCGATCAACCTTTACGACAGAAGCTGTATTGGTGCGAAATGTTATGAAAAACTGACTGACGAGGTTTTAAAGCGTGTCTAA
- a CDS encoding ParB/RepB/Spo0J family partition protein gives MSKKKALGGMGLDALLSLDDNDDQAEVIIPEEIQDAVKELEISRIRANPDQPRKIFSEESLQELANSIASRGVIQPILVEKVGDSFEIIAGERRFRASQLAGKMEIPAIIRDFTNEEKLEIALIENIQREDLTPIEEARAYKHIMVSLDLSQQEIAQKVGKKRSTIANSLRLLNLPSDIQESLNQGFITAGHARAILAVINPADQKILHSRIKDEGLSVRVTESMVEDLNQGKRPQNREKAALPKNKTPEILGIEQKFIDHFGTKVQVKGNLKKGRIEISYFSEDDLERIYDLIH, from the coding sequence GTGTCTAAGAAAAAAGCACTAGGCGGAATGGGTCTGGATGCCCTTCTCAGCCTGGATGATAATGATGATCAGGCTGAAGTAATAATTCCTGAAGAAATACAGGATGCAGTCAAGGAACTTGAAATCTCCCGGATCAGGGCAAATCCTGATCAGCCCCGTAAAATATTTTCTGAAGAATCACTGCAGGAACTGGCAAATTCAATTGCTTCCCGGGGTGTCATACAACCCATTCTTGTTGAAAAAGTAGGTGACTCATTTGAGATAATTGCAGGTGAGCGTCGATTCAGAGCATCTCAGCTTGCCGGAAAAATGGAAATACCTGCCATTATCCGTGATTTTACGAATGAAGAAAAACTTGAAATAGCTCTTATTGAAAACATTCAGCGTGAAGATCTGACTCCCATTGAAGAGGCAAGAGCCTATAAACATATTATGGTCAGTCTGGATCTGAGTCAGCAGGAAATTGCCCAAAAAGTAGGTAAGAAGAGATCAACCATTGCAAACAGTCTGCGGCTTCTTAATCTGCCTTCAGATATTCAGGAATCTCTGAATCAGGGATTTATTACAGCGGGTCATGCCCGTGCCATCCTTGCGGTGATAAATCCTGCGGATCAGAAGATCCTTCACAGCAGAATTAAGGATGAAGGACTGTCTGTCCGTGTAACTGAGAGTATGGTTGAGGATCTGAATCAGGGTAAACGCCCTCAGAATCGTGAAAAAGCCGCTCTCCCCAAGAATAAAACTCCTGAAATACTGGGAATAGAACAGAAATTTATCGATCATTTCGGCACAAAAGTACAGGTCAAGGGGAATCTCAAGAAAGGTAGGATTGAGATTTCCTATTTTTCTGAGGATGATCTTGAACGGATTTATGATCTAATACACTAA
- the add gene encoding adenosine deaminase: MSTSLQKEFSKSLLGKDLLYKFPKIELHRHLEGTFDLDTLYNLSVKNDLDTPRDRAKFKEYCQFPKDHDSDFLLFLGKFHNNWYKSLDDVSEVVFNSVKNIKKEGLHYIELRFSPEHYALVNDFDRIDITKLVVDSANSAARQTDLKIKYILTFNRGKQTADGMIALYKKMLDLNIDSIVGVDLAGDEKNYPPELFIRFFDFVKKVGVHKIDIHAGEVTDSSQIWTAIDKLHADRIGHGVSAIHDKKLQLELIERQIYLCQCVISNFQTAAWSDTPTHPLPRLFRNNVPVSISSDDPTIQNANLVDDYRTIIESFDFNFQDLVDINFNTIDASFLSKDQKSTMKEDYSQALDSFIIENS, encoded by the coding sequence ATGAGTACTTCATTACAGAAAGAATTCTCTAAGTCTTTACTAGGTAAAGACTTATTATATAAATTTCCTAAAATTGAACTTCATCGTCATTTAGAGGGTACCTTTGATTTAGATACCCTCTATAATTTATCCGTTAAAAATGATCTTGATACTCCCAGAGATAGAGCAAAATTCAAAGAATATTGTCAGTTTCCAAAGGATCATGATTCAGATTTTTTGCTTTTTCTTGGAAAATTTCACAATAATTGGTATAAATCTTTAGATGATGTCTCAGAAGTTGTATTTAATTCCGTAAAAAATATAAAGAAAGAGGGACTTCATTATATTGAGCTCCGCTTCTCTCCGGAGCATTATGCTCTGGTAAATGATTTTGATAGAATTGATATTACAAAGCTGGTTGTGGATTCTGCCAATTCTGCTGCCCGTCAGACTGATCTTAAGATAAAATACATACTTACATTCAACAGAGGTAAACAGACTGCTGATGGAATGATAGCGCTGTATAAAAAAATGCTTGATCTGAATATAGACAGCATCGTCGGTGTTGATCTGGCGGGAGATGAAAAAAATTACCCCCCCGAATTATTTATCAGGTTTTTTGATTTTGTAAAAAAAGTCGGTGTACATAAAATAGATATTCATGCCGGAGAAGTAACTGATTCCAGCCAGATATGGACTGCCATAGATAAACTGCATGCGGATAGAATTGGTCATGGTGTATCAGCTATTCACGATAAAAAACTGCAGCTTGAACTTATAGAGCGTCAGATATATCTCTGTCAGTGCGTAATATCAAATTTTCAGACAGCCGCGTGGTCTGATACTCCAACACACCCTCTTCCACGTCTTTTTAGAAATAATGTTCCTGTATCCATAAGTTCAGACGATCCTACTATTCAGAATGCTAACCTTGTAGATGATTACCGGACCATAATAGAATCTTTTGATTTTAATTTCCAGGATCTGGTAGATATTAATTTTAATACAATTGACGCTTCATTTCTATCAAAAGATCAGAAGAGCACAATGAAAGAGGACTATTCACAGGCCTTGGATTCTTTTATCATCGAGAACTCTTAA
- a CDS encoding YbaB/EbfC family nucleoid-associated protein, with protein sequence MSFNPMDLMKNLQEMQGKMGDVQAKLKDIYAEGSSGGDLVTVKMNGQMEVCSVTIDPVAVDPRDVKMLEELIVSACSAATSSIKEKIKDEMSDLAGMPLPPGFPGV encoded by the coding sequence ATGAGTTTTAACCCGATGGATTTAATGAAGAACCTGCAGGAAATGCAGGGTAAGATGGGAGATGTTCAGGCTAAGCTGAAAGATATATATGCTGAAGGTTCTTCCGGAGGTGATCTGGTCACTGTCAAAATGAACGGTCAGATGGAGGTCTGTAGTGTAACTATAGATCCTGTTGCCGTTGATCCACGAGATGTGAAGATGCTGGAGGAACTTATTGTCTCCGCCTGTTCTGCAGCAACTTCCAGCATTAAAGAGAAGATTAAGGATGAAATGTCCGATCTTGCGGGAATGCCTCTTCCTCCCGGATTTCCCGGAGTCTGA
- a CDS encoding trehalase family glycosidase: MVKKDFPKVHYYDQDFVDIYNRSWAWVQDYWFKGSSEIKNSFFNHKENTTLDLFESCMSTFFLVYHNMKYPVAPMLDNFYQLQEENGAIRSNYDLETGKPVFTDENPEGVSPPLLAWVEYNLYHKVGQKKRIKEIMPFLERYYSWLDVTFKDVDSGLYVVPLEATKMTNSPREKMKFAVDFNAQQALNSLYMSALGDILNDKELSFKYKKQYFSLKTRINTLMWNKEDNIYYDLDKDLEQVKVKTAASYWPLLAEIPNEARAEGMIELLKDPEIFGTDNPFPSLAADEPEFDKKGNGYRGSVYPFLTFMIIKGLEKFGRYDFARECSIRHMYYILDTFHPDGNKKGTLWESYAPMSEGPAVCKDENMENKQLFLSYAALSTITLMIENVVGLYISLPRKTVDWIVPTLELMGIEDLCLKRNMITILSNKSARGWEIRLESEKLYYFTIDILGQKKKTLPIPSGKCSMLIDKL; the protein is encoded by the coding sequence GTGGTTAAGAAAGATTTTCCAAAGGTACACTATTACGACCAGGACTTTGTAGATATATACAACCGATCCTGGGCATGGGTACAGGACTACTGGTTTAAAGGCAGTTCAGAGATTAAGAACAGCTTCTTCAACCATAAGGAAAATACGACTCTCGATCTCTTCGAATCATGTATGTCTACTTTCTTTCTTGTTTATCATAATATGAAATACCCCGTTGCTCCCATGCTGGACAATTTTTACCAGCTGCAGGAAGAAAACGGTGCCATTCGTTCCAATTATGATCTTGAAACAGGAAAGCCGGTATTTACAGATGAAAATCCTGAGGGCGTATCGCCTCCCCTACTTGCATGGGTTGAATATAACCTATACCACAAAGTAGGTCAGAAAAAGAGAATCAAAGAAATCATGCCTTTCCTGGAGCGTTACTACAGCTGGCTTGATGTTACTTTTAAAGATGTAGATTCCGGACTTTATGTTGTTCCCCTTGAAGCTACAAAGATGACCAACTCTCCCAGAGAGAAAATGAAGTTTGCCGTCGATTTCAATGCACAGCAGGCTCTGAATTCACTCTACATGTCAGCTTTGGGAGATATCCTGAATGATAAGGAACTCAGCTTCAAATACAAAAAACAGTATTTTTCTCTGAAAACCAGAATCAACACTCTCATGTGGAATAAGGAAGATAATATCTACTACGATCTGGATAAAGATCTTGAGCAGGTAAAAGTTAAGACAGCCGCTTCCTACTGGCCCCTCCTGGCGGAGATTCCCAATGAAGCACGTGCTGAAGGAATGATTGAGCTGTTGAAGGATCCTGAGATTTTCGGAACGGATAATCCCTTTCCTTCTCTGGCTGCAGACGAACCTGAATTTGACAAGAAAGGAAACGGGTACCGTGGTTCTGTCTATCCTTTTCTCACATTCATGATCATCAAAGGGCTTGAAAAATTCGGCCGTTATGATTTTGCAAGAGAGTGTTCCATCCGTCATATGTACTATATCCTGGATACCTTTCATCCCGACGGGAATAAAAAAGGAACCCTATGGGAATCCTATGCACCCATGAGCGAAGGTCCTGCAGTTTGTAAGGATGAAAACATGGAGAATAAACAGCTCTTTCTGAGTTATGCAGCACTCTCCACCATCACTCTTATGATCGAAAATGTTGTAGGACTCTATATCAGTCTGCCACGTAAAACTGTAGACTGGATTGTTCCCACTCTTGAACTGATGGGAATAGAAGATCTTTGTCTAAAGAGAAACATGATCACGATCCTCAGTAATAAAAGCGCCAGAGGCTGGGAAATCCGTCTTGAATCAGAAAAACTCTATTACTTCACAATAGATATACTCGGTCAAAAGAAAAAGACACTTCCCATTCCATCTGGTAAATGTTCAATGCTCATAGATAAATTATAA